A window from Candidatus Margulisiibacteriota bacterium encodes these proteins:
- a CDS encoding proton-conducting transporter membrane subunit encodes MKNEALVLSAVLVPVIGAFLLPLAGFISKQLRNWLALLLVAVPLLASALLLPHAFSGAKVLCFIIDPLSLFMALVSAGIGLIIVLYSFDYIDHYANQNEYYLMVVLFLGSMMGLVYSNNLIALYVFWELTAIASWRLIGFYREPKDVLKADKAFLVTAFGALLMLLAFVAIYQLTGTLELTGMVGYALPGSLVALILAGILSKSATLPFHTWLPDAGVAPSPVTALLHAAVLVKIGVYVFARLFLATFAIGQFWHTAVPAIAAVSALVAAGAALVETDIKRIVAYSTVSQIAFIFFGLAINNVIGVVGGLLYILMHGLAKAGLFLSAGIIEQNTKTKDITLMGGLIKTMPVTAVSFLFCAFSVMGIPPFGGFFSKYLVIAGGLRSGELWITFAFVLGACLTILYLLRLFTLVFLGEPRGVTAKEGSWLMVACVAFLAFLSLAATLVINLPLNYLMKAFGHADLGLAVLFRFDHFGVLIAGAIVAFAALVALYSLVFMKGKEGAGQFWLYLLLTVIMSVGAVLANNLILFLFFWEGLLLTLFGMIYIGGRASFRTAVKAFVIVGITDLCLMAGLALTGLLAGTFVMSAIALPVTGWPALAFVLLMIGALAKAGAMPFHSWIPDAAKDAPLPFMAFVPGALEKLLGIYFLTRISLELFRLTPHSSLSYLLMIIGGVTIVLAVMMALIQKDFKKLLSYHAISQVGYMVLGIGTAVPAGIVGGLFHMLNNALYKSCLFLTGGAVEKEAGTTDLSKLGGLGGKMPVTFGCFIIAALAISGVPPFNGFFSKELIYDGALERGWLFYLMAVGGSFLTAASFLKLGHAAFLGKVAAANQNVKETSWLMLLPMIVIAAVCVLFGVYNVLPVKYLLQPVLAPHLLEGHNFYGLPSNLLLIAITLLVLIGALLNHLYGVRKTGQGLGAVDHIHYAPGLHQAYDLAEKKAFDPYEIGMKGVGALSRLLYKLDRLIDGFYEVVVVKLVEWGSALTRRVQSGNVSAYVAWSLVGGLTVLWLVLR; translated from the coding sequence ATGAAAAACGAAGCATTAGTCTTAAGCGCGGTCCTTGTTCCCGTTATCGGGGCATTCTTGCTGCCGCTGGCCGGTTTTATCTCCAAGCAGCTCCGTAACTGGCTGGCGCTGCTGCTGGTGGCGGTCCCGTTGCTTGCCTCGGCCTTGCTGCTGCCGCACGCTTTCAGCGGGGCGAAAGTTCTCTGTTTCATTATCGACCCGCTCTCGCTTTTTATGGCGCTGGTCTCCGCCGGCATCGGCCTGATCATTGTGCTCTACTCATTCGATTATATCGACCATTACGCTAACCAGAACGAATATTACCTGATGGTCGTCCTTTTCCTCGGCTCAATGATGGGGCTGGTCTACTCCAATAACCTGATCGCTTTGTACGTCTTTTGGGAACTGACGGCGATCGCCAGCTGGCGGCTGATCGGCTTTTACCGGGAGCCCAAAGACGTGCTTAAGGCCGATAAGGCTTTTTTGGTCACCGCTTTTGGCGCGCTTCTGATGCTGTTGGCTTTTGTCGCTATTTATCAATTGACCGGAACATTGGAATTGACCGGGATGGTCGGTTACGCGCTCCCCGGGTCGCTGGTCGCCCTGATCCTGGCCGGTATCTTGAGCAAATCGGCCACACTGCCGTTCCATACCTGGCTTCCCGACGCCGGCGTCGCGCCTTCGCCGGTCACCGCCTTGCTTCACGCGGCGGTCCTGGTCAAGATCGGCGTTTACGTTTTTGCCCGGTTGTTCCTGGCCACCTTTGCCATTGGGCAATTCTGGCATACCGCCGTACCGGCGATCGCGGCGGTCAGCGCGCTGGTCGCGGCCGGCGCCGCGCTGGTCGAGACGGACATCAAACGGATCGTTGCTTATTCCACGGTCAGCCAGATCGCTTTCATTTTCTTCGGGTTGGCGATCAATAACGTGATCGGAGTGGTGGGGGGACTTCTTTACATATTAATGCACGGCCTGGCCAAAGCCGGGCTCTTCCTCTCGGCCGGGATCATCGAACAGAACACCAAGACCAAAGATATCACCTTGATGGGCGGCTTGATCAAAACAATGCCGGTGACGGCGGTCTCGTTCCTCTTTTGCGCCTTTTCCGTCATGGGGATACCGCCTTTTGGCGGATTCTTCAGCAAGTATTTGGTGATCGCCGGCGGCCTGCGGAGCGGCGAGCTTTGGATCACGTTCGCTTTTGTGCTCGGCGCCTGCCTGACGATCCTTTATCTGCTCCGGCTCTTTACCCTGGTCTTTCTCGGCGAGCCGCGCGGAGTAACGGCCAAGGAAGGGTCCTGGTTGATGGTCGCCTGCGTCGCTTTCCTGGCTTTTCTTTCCCTGGCCGCGACGCTGGTCATCAACCTGCCGCTTAACTATTTAATGAAAGCTTTCGGCCACGCCGACCTCGGCCTGGCGGTGCTTTTCCGGTTCGATCATTTCGGCGTGCTGATCGCCGGGGCGATCGTGGCGTTCGCCGCCCTGGTGGCGCTTTATTCGCTGGTCTTCATGAAGGGGAAAGAGGGGGCCGGCCAGTTCTGGCTTTATCTGTTATTGACCGTGATCATGTCGGTCGGGGCGGTCCTGGCGAACAACCTGATCCTCTTCCTCTTTTTCTGGGAAGGTTTGCTGTTGACCCTGTTTGGTATGATCTACATAGGCGGACGCGCTTCGTTTCGCACGGCCGTTAAAGCGTTCGTGATCGTCGGGATCACCGATCTTTGCTTAATGGCGGGCTTGGCCTTGACCGGTTTACTGGCCGGGACCTTTGTGATGTCGGCAATCGCGCTGCCGGTCACCGGTTGGCCGGCGCTGGCCTTTGTCCTCCTGATGATCGGCGCGCTGGCGAAGGCGGGCGCGATGCCGTTCCACAGCTGGATCCCGGACGCGGCCAAGGACGCGCCGCTGCCGTTCATGGCTTTTGTCCCCGGCGCGCTGGAAAAGCTGCTCGGCATCTACTTTTTGACCCGCATCAGTCTGGAGCTGTTCCGTCTGACTCCGCATTCCTCGCTTAGCTATTTGTTAATGATCATCGGCGGCGTCACGATCGTTCTGGCGGTCATGATGGCGCTGATCCAAAAGGATTTTAAAAAGCTCCTTTCTTATCACGCGATCAGCCAGGTCGGCTACATGGTCCTGGGGATCGGCACGGCGGTGCCGGCCGGCATCGTCGGCGGCCTGTTCCACATGCTCAATAACGCTTTGTATAAATCGTGCCTTTTCCTGACCGGCGGCGCGGTGGAAAAAGAGGCGGGGACGACCGACCTCAGCAAGCTCGGCGGTCTTGGCGGGAAAATGCCGGTCACTTTCGGCTGTTTCATTATTGCCGCTCTTGCGATCTCGGGGGTGCCGCCGTTCAACGGTTTCTTCTCCAAAGAGCTGATCTATGACGGAGCGCTCGAGCGGGGTTGGCTCTTCTATCTGATGGCGGTCGGCGGCTCGTTCCTGACCGCCGCTTCGTTCCTGAAGCTTGGCCACGCGGCGTTCCTGGGCAAGGTTGCGGCGGCCAACCAAAACGTCAAAGAAACTTCGTGGCTGATGCTGCTGCCGATGATCGTGATCGCGGCGGTCTGCGTCCTCTTCGGCGTTTACAACGTTCTGCCGGTCAAGTATTTGCTCCAGCCGGTACTGGCGCCGCATTTGCTGGAAGGGCATAACTTTTACGGCTTGCCGTCCAATCTCCTGCTGATCGCGATCACTCTCCTGGTCCTGATCGGCGCGCTGCTCAATCATCTTTACGGCGTCAGGAAGACCGGCCAGGGCTTAGGGGCGGTCGATCATATCCACTACGCACCGGGGCTCCATCAGGCTTATGATCTGGCCGAAAAGAAGGCTTTTGACCCTTATGAGATTGGGATGAAAGGGGTCGGGGCCCTGTCGCGGCTCTTGTATAAGCTGGACCGCTTGATCGACGGATTTTACGAGGTGGTCGTGGTTAAACTGGTGGAGTGGGGATCGGCCCTGACCCGCCGGGTGCAGAGCGGCAACGTCAGCGCCTATGTCGCCTGGTCGCTGGTCGGCGGCCTGACCGTGCTCTGGTTGGTGTTGAGGTAA
- a CDS encoding proton-conducting transporter membrane subunit, with the protein MSYLLLFLPLAALIAMNLVPARFRTRSALALAAAICLAQIAIVLVNPTGFWDRLIIAELEPVFGFNLQISGLAVVMMLTAGLVSLAALLVAAATWRRENDLLNFSSLLMIALIGMNGIAMVNGLFQLYIFIEVTALATFVLICLRHDRLAFEGVWKYLLLSVVASVMMLAAIGLGLIFAPSNTFIALRQAIPAAAGSFAPRAAIALFLSGLLIKSGVVPFHGWLPDAYSSAPGPVAVLLAGIITKATGVFALIRLVSEVTGPAPVANILLLTGALSVVVGALAALGQTDVKRLLAYSSISQIGYIILALGAGTRLGLLAALFHFFNHAVFKSQLFANAAALEEQTGSTDLNKIGGLGGKMPVTGVTMLIASLSTAGLPPLAGFWSKLAVVMALWFAGQYVYALIAVLASVLTLAYFLLLQRKLFFGRVDPAMSGVTEAGALLLLPAVGLSVITVLLGLALPLFWLVGR; encoded by the coding sequence ATGAGCTATTTACTGTTATTTTTGCCTTTGGCCGCGCTGATCGCGATGAACCTGGTCCCGGCCCGGTTCCGGACCAGGAGCGCGCTGGCGCTGGCCGCGGCGATCTGCCTGGCGCAGATCGCGATCGTGCTGGTCAATCCGACCGGTTTTTGGGACCGGCTGATCATTGCCGAGCTGGAACCGGTCTTCGGTTTTAATCTGCAGATCAGCGGCCTGGCCGTGGTCATGATGCTGACGGCCGGTTTGGTCTCGCTGGCCGCCCTGCTGGTGGCCGCCGCTACCTGGCGGCGGGAAAATGACCTGCTTAATTTTTCTTCCCTCCTGATGATCGCCCTGATCGGGATGAACGGGATCGCCATGGTCAACGGCCTGTTCCAGCTCTACATCTTTATCGAAGTGACCGCCCTGGCGACGTTCGTCCTGATCTGCCTCCGCCATGACCGGCTGGCTTTTGAGGGGGTCTGGAAATATCTCCTGCTTTCCGTCGTCGCCAGCGTCATGATGCTGGCGGCCATCGGCCTTGGGTTGATCTTCGCGCCGAGCAATACTTTCATCGCCCTGCGGCAGGCGATCCCGGCCGCGGCCGGGAGTTTCGCGCCCCGGGCGGCGATCGCCCTTTTTCTCAGCGGACTGCTGATCAAGAGCGGGGTCGTGCCGTTCCACGGCTGGCTGCCCGACGCGTACTCGTCGGCGCCCGGCCCGGTCGCCGTTCTTTTGGCCGGCATTATCACTAAGGCTACCGGCGTCTTTGCCTTGATCCGTTTAGTCAGCGAAGTTACCGGCCCGGCGCCGGTCGCCAATATCCTCTTATTGACCGGAGCGCTGTCGGTCGTGGTCGGCGCGCTGGCGGCCCTCGGCCAAACGGACGTTAAAAGACTGCTGGCTTATTCGAGCATCAGCCAGATCGGCTACATTATATTGGCGTTAGGCGCGGGGACCAGACTGGGCTTGTTGGCCGCGCTGTTCCATTTCTTTAATCATGCTGTGTTCAAGTCCCAGCTGTTCGCCAATGCCGCCGCGCTGGAAGAACAGACCGGCAGTACCGATCTGAACAAGATCGGCGGACTGGGCGGGAAAATGCCGGTGACCGGGGTAACGATGCTGATCGCTTCGCTCTCGACGGCCGGTTTGCCGCCGCTGGCCGGGTTCTGGAGCAAACTGGCGGTCGTCATGGCGCTCTGGTTCGCCGGCCAATATGTTTACGCGTTGATCGCCGTTTTGGCCAGCGTGTTGACCCTGGCGTATTTCCTGCTGCTGCAGCGGAAACTGTTCTTTGGCCGGGTCGATCCGGCGATGAGCGGCGTGACCGAGGCCGGCGCGCTGTTACTGCTGCCGGCGGTCGGCC